The following proteins come from a genomic window of Panicum hallii strain FIL2 chromosome 8, PHallii_v3.1, whole genome shotgun sequence:
- the LOC112903692 gene encoding tropomyosin-1, isoforms 33/34-like — MGPEPEASTPPRPEAAPQKEAAKAAAAMEAAAAAPDDEAGPSLAEPAAEGAAATAEAAAPEAAGAAEITAPEVVDAAAPEAAEAAAPGVAEVASSATPPAEEEEETEVVLGRLTNPGKMVNPIFNPNDPLNDPSTSEYSRR; from the exons ATGGGTCCAGAGCCGGAGGCCTCCACTCCGCCACGACCCGAAGCTGCCCCCCAGAAGGAGGCTGCCAAAGCTGCTGCAGCGATGgaggcagcggcagcagctccgGACGATGAGGCCGGGCCCTCACTAGCTGAGCCAGCAGCTGAGGGGGCTGCTGCCACGGCGGAGGCTGCAGCGCCAGAGGCAGCAGGGGCGGCGGAGATCACGGCTCCAGAGGTCGTGGACGCagcggcaccggaggcagcggaggcggcAGCACCGGGGGTCGCTGAAGTTGCCAGCAGCGCCACCCcaccggcggaggaggaggaggaaacagaggtggtgctgggaag GCTTACTAACCCTGGAAAAATGGTTAATccaatatttaatccaaacgaTCCACTAAATGACCCCTCGACTTCAGAATATTCTCGGAggtga